A stretch of the Dyella telluris genome encodes the following:
- a CDS encoding DUF2244 domain-containing protein: MWLKPNRALSRRDLRRLIMGLAALALTTAVLGAWQGNVFAPLFALVESSAVAFALGVAWRAGDRSERITLDESSLEVQSLPGRRSARFQTYWVRIELQSGRGRARLLLTSHGRELEIGAFLGEEERAELSRKLMVLLTELNQQRRR; the protein is encoded by the coding sequence ATGTGGCTCAAGCCCAATCGTGCCCTGAGCCGTCGCGACCTGCGTCGACTGATCATGGGCTTGGCTGCGCTGGCGCTGACGACGGCCGTGTTGGGAGCATGGCAGGGGAATGTCTTCGCTCCTTTGTTTGCTCTGGTCGAGTCCTCCGCGGTGGCTTTCGCCCTGGGCGTAGCCTGGCGGGCCGGCGACCGCAGCGAGCGCATCACCCTCGACGAATCGTCGCTGGAGGTGCAATCCCTGCCAGGTCGGCGCAGTGCGCGCTTTCAGACGTATTGGGTGCGCATTGAGCTGCAGTCCGGCCGGGGGAGGGCGCGTCTGTTGCTGACGTCGCATGGACGGGAGCTGGAAATCGGTGCTTTTCTCGGGGAAGAGGAGCGTGCCGAGCTGTCAAGGAAACTCATGGTGTTGCTGACGGAGCTCAACCAACAGCGACGCAGGTAG
- the coxB gene encoding cytochrome c oxidase subunit II, whose product MTSGGIRPGSIKRAVTAALFAITMFGGAALANPQAGQLNMTRGASTWSPEAYFLNNVAFGVCVVIGILVFGAMFIAMFRFRKSRGAVAEKWSHNTTLEIVWTTIPVIILIVLAYLATGGLRTFADTTGSEMTVKVTGYQWKWRYDYVDYKGKAIEKVGFMSKLDKESDETRQLNSGLDPNAVKVDGYNTYLINVDKPLVVPVGTKIRFVITAGDVIHSWWVPALGWKMDAIPGIVNAAWTNITEPGVYRGQCAELCGQDHGFMPIVVKALPKAEFEKWLADQEAEANKPAQPAAPAAASTAAAPATAQATDAPVSQGHQG is encoded by the coding sequence ATGACATCTGGCGGCATCAGGCCTGGCAGCATCAAGCGGGCGGTCACGGCAGCACTCTTCGCAATCACGATGTTCGGCGGCGCGGCGCTTGCCAATCCGCAGGCCGGACAGCTGAACATGACTCGCGGCGCGTCCACCTGGTCGCCCGAGGCGTACTTCCTGAACAACGTTGCCTTCGGCGTGTGCGTCGTTATCGGCATCCTTGTGTTCGGCGCGATGTTCATCGCCATGTTCCGCTTCCGCAAATCGCGCGGTGCGGTGGCCGAAAAGTGGTCGCACAACACCACGCTCGAAATCGTGTGGACGACCATTCCCGTCATCATCCTGATCGTGCTGGCGTATCTGGCCACGGGCGGCCTGCGCACGTTCGCCGATACCACCGGTTCGGAGATGACCGTGAAGGTCACCGGCTACCAGTGGAAGTGGCGCTACGACTACGTCGACTACAAGGGCAAGGCGATCGAAAAGGTCGGCTTCATGTCCAAGCTCGACAAAGAGAGCGACGAGACCCGCCAGTTGAATTCGGGCCTGGACCCGAACGCGGTGAAGGTTGACGGCTACAACACGTACCTGATCAACGTGGACAAGCCGCTGGTGGTGCCGGTGGGCACCAAGATCCGCTTCGTGATTACCGCCGGCGACGTGATCCACTCGTGGTGGGTGCCGGCGCTGGGCTGGAAGATGGACGCCATCCCGGGCATCGTCAACGCGGCCTGGACCAACATCACCGAGCCGGGCGTGTACCGCGGCCAGTGCGCCGAGCTGTGCGGCCAGGATCACGGCTTCATGCCGATCGTGGTGAAGGCGCTGCCGAAGGCGGAATTCGAGAAGTGGCTGGCGGACCAGGAAGCCGAGGCCAACAAGCCGGCGCAGCCTGCCGCTCCGGCGGCGGCATCCACCGCTGCCGCGCCGGCCACGGCGCAGGCGACCGACGCACCTGTTTCGCAGGGCCATCAGGGCTGA
- the ctaD gene encoding cytochrome c oxidase subunit I, with translation MAHAATHDHHDDHHGAPSNFFVRWCMSTNHKDIGTLYLVFSLLMFFIGGSFAMVIRAELFKPGLQLVQPYFFNEMTTMHALVMIFGAVMPAFVGLGNWMIPLMIGAPDMALPRMNNLSFWILPFAFALLLSTLFLPGGAPAGGWTMYPPLSLQGDSVAYLVFAVHLMGISSIMGAINIIATILNMRAPGMDLLKMPVFVWSWLITAFLLIAVMPVLAGAVTMLLTDKYFGTSFFNAAGGGDPVLFQHIFWFFGHPEVYIMILPAFGLVSEIIPTFARKPIFGYKAMVFAIASIAFLSFIVWAHHMFAVGLPLGGEIFFMYATMLIAVPTGVKVFNWVSTMWGGSMTFETPMLFAIAFVILFTIGGFSGLMLALAPADFQYHDSYFVVAHFHYVLVTGAIFAIIAGTYYWLPKWTGHMYSEFWGKMHFWNSVVWVNVLFFPQHFLGLAGMPRRIPDYNVAFANFNMISSIGGFLFGASQLMFVGVILHCVFFSKKKAPDRVWEGAKGLEWTIPSPAPYHTFDVPPVIHDEELAHGHVED, from the coding sequence ATGGCCCACGCAGCTACACACGATCATCACGACGATCACCACGGCGCGCCCAGTAATTTCTTTGTTCGTTGGTGTATGTCCACCAACCACAAGGACATCGGCACGCTGTACCTGGTGTTTTCGCTGCTGATGTTCTTCATCGGCGGCAGTTTCGCGATGGTGATCCGCGCGGAACTGTTCAAGCCCGGCTTGCAGCTGGTGCAGCCGTACTTCTTCAACGAAATGACCACGATGCATGCGCTGGTCATGATCTTCGGCGCGGTCATGCCGGCCTTTGTGGGCCTGGGCAACTGGATGATCCCGCTGATGATCGGTGCGCCGGACATGGCGTTGCCGCGCATGAACAACTTGTCGTTCTGGATCCTGCCGTTCGCCTTCGCGCTGCTGCTGTCCACGCTGTTCCTGCCCGGCGGTGCGCCGGCCGGCGGCTGGACGATGTACCCGCCGCTGTCGCTGCAGGGTGACTCGGTGGCGTACCTGGTGTTCGCGGTGCACTTGATGGGCATCAGCTCCATCATGGGTGCGATCAACATCATCGCGACCATCCTCAATATGCGCGCGCCGGGCATGGATCTCTTGAAGATGCCGGTGTTCGTGTGGAGCTGGCTGATCACGGCGTTCCTGCTGATCGCGGTGATGCCGGTGCTCGCCGGTGCGGTGACCATGCTGCTCACCGACAAGTACTTCGGCACCAGCTTCTTCAACGCGGCTGGCGGCGGCGACCCGGTGCTGTTCCAGCACATCTTCTGGTTCTTCGGCCACCCCGAGGTCTACATCATGATCTTGCCGGCCTTTGGCCTGGTGTCCGAGATCATCCCGACCTTCGCGCGCAAGCCGATCTTTGGTTACAAGGCGATGGTGTTCGCCATCGCGTCGATCGCGTTCCTGTCGTTCATCGTGTGGGCGCACCACATGTTCGCGGTGGGCCTGCCGCTGGGCGGCGAGATTTTCTTCATGTACGCCACCATGCTGATCGCGGTGCCGACGGGCGTGAAGGTGTTCAACTGGGTCAGCACCATGTGGGGCGGCTCGATGACGTTCGAAACGCCGATGCTGTTTGCCATCGCGTTCGTCATCCTGTTCACCATCGGCGGCTTCTCCGGCCTGATGCTGGCGCTGGCCCCGGCCGACTTCCAGTACCACGACTCGTACTTCGTGGTGGCGCACTTCCACTACGTGCTGGTGACCGGTGCGATCTTCGCGATCATTGCCGGTACGTACTACTGGCTGCCGAAGTGGACCGGCCATATGTACAGCGAGTTCTGGGGCAAGATGCACTTCTGGAACAGCGTGGTGTGGGTGAACGTGTTGTTCTTCCCGCAGCACTTCCTGGGCCTGGCCGGCATGCCGCGCCGCATCCCGGACTACAACGTGGCGTTCGCCAACTTCAACATGATCAGCTCCATCGGCGGCTTCCTGTTCGGCGCCTCGCAGCTGATGTTCGTGGGCGTGATCCTGCACTGCGTGTTCTTCTCCAAGAAGAAGGCGCCGGATCGCGTGTGGGAAGGTGCCAAGGGCCTGGAGTGGACCATTCCGTCGCCGGCGCCGTACCACACCTTCGACGTGCCGCCGGTGATCCACGACGAAGAACTGGCCCACGGCCACGTTGAAGATTGA
- a CDS encoding cytochrome c oxidase subunit 3 — protein sequence MAQQQDAYFVPSKSQWPIVAAVVMFVTVLGAAHWLNAPPGEASLGKTLLTVGFIGILLMFFGWFRSVIRESLAGSYNSQVDRSFRMGMMWFIFSEVMFFGAFFGALFYARMFAVPWLGGEGHGVLTHQFLWDDYSAAWGTGGGNGPARIGGNFQTVAPWGLPLVNTLILLTSSVTVTIAHHALKAGHRGKILVFLGLTVLLGATFLYFQAHEYMEAYKELNLTLQSGVYGSTFFMLTGFHGMHVTLGTIMLAIIWLRVAKGHFTKEHHFAFEAVAWYWHFVDVVWLGLFMFVYIL from the coding sequence ATGGCTCAGCAACAAGACGCTTATTTCGTTCCATCCAAGAGCCAGTGGCCGATCGTGGCCGCGGTGGTCATGTTCGTCACCGTGCTTGGTGCTGCGCACTGGTTGAACGCACCGCCGGGCGAGGCCTCACTGGGCAAGACGCTGCTTACCGTGGGCTTCATCGGCATCCTGCTGATGTTCTTCGGCTGGTTCCGTTCGGTGATCCGCGAGTCGCTTGCGGGTAGCTACAACAGCCAGGTGGACCGCTCGTTCCGCATGGGCATGATGTGGTTCATCTTCTCCGAAGTGATGTTCTTCGGTGCCTTCTTCGGCGCGCTGTTCTACGCCCGCATGTTCGCGGTGCCGTGGCTGGGCGGCGAAGGCCATGGCGTGCTGACCCACCAGTTCCTGTGGGACGACTATTCCGCGGCATGGGGTACGGGTGGCGGCAACGGCCCGGCGCGCATCGGTGGCAACTTCCAGACGGTGGCGCCCTGGGGCCTGCCGCTGGTCAACACGCTGATCCTGCTGACCTCCAGCGTTACCGTGACCATCGCGCACCACGCGCTGAAGGCCGGTCATCGCGGCAAGATCCTCGTCTTCCTCGGCCTGACCGTGCTGCTGGGTGCGACCTTCCTGTACTTCCAGGCGCACGAGTACATGGAGGCGTACAAGGAGCTCAACCTGACCCTGCAGAGCGGCGTCTACGGTTCGACCTTCTTCATGCTCACCGGCTTCCACGGCATGCACGTGACGCTGGGCACGATCATGCTGGCGATCATCTGGCTGCGCGTGGCCAAGGGTCATTTCACCAAGGAACACCACTTCGCGTTCGAGGCGGTGGCCTGGTACTGGCACTTCGTTGACGTGGTGTGGCTGGGCCTCTTCATGTTCGTCTACATCCTCTGA
- a CDS encoding twin transmembrane helix small protein: METIYKYALVILLLVVLFNLGQALFFMMTDKEGSKRTVWALTRRIGLSVLLILMVVFGIWMGWLHPHGVGQ, from the coding sequence GTGGAAACCATCTACAAATATGCGCTGGTGATTCTGCTGCTGGTGGTGCTGTTCAATCTTGGTCAAGCCCTGTTCTTCATGATGACCGACAAGGAAGGCAGCAAGCGCACGGTGTGGGCGCTGACGCGCCGCATCGGGTTGTCGGTGCTGCTCATCCTGATGGTCGTGTTCGGCATCTGGATGGGCTGGCTCCACCCCCACGGCGTGGGCCAGTAA
- a CDS encoding SURF1 family protein, protein MKWLRRPSWFALLLTVAGALLFIRLGVWQLHRADEKEAILRRYATAETAAPRDFAAVAANPPADTFARINVQGEYLADRLYLLDNPKHDQRGGVEVYAPFRPRNGDRLLLVDLGFLPGNGTDQAPQLPPLPAGAQELHGLYVPAPGVGFEMGGNALARQSRWPKTTVYLELPQVAADLGAALYPQVLTLDADPSSIYVREHTIDFSAMPPARHRAYAFQWFTFAVAAVVILLVLHRRRPSRPGKP, encoded by the coding sequence GTGAAGTGGCTGCGCCGCCCATCGTGGTTCGCGTTGCTGCTTACCGTGGCCGGAGCCTTGCTCTTCATACGTTTGGGCGTGTGGCAGCTGCATCGCGCGGACGAAAAGGAAGCAATTCTGCGACGGTATGCCACAGCGGAAACCGCCGCTCCGCGCGACTTTGCCGCGGTGGCCGCAAATCCCCCCGCGGACACCTTCGCGCGCATCAACGTGCAGGGCGAATACCTCGCCGATCGCCTCTACCTGCTGGACAACCCCAAGCACGACCAGCGTGGCGGCGTGGAAGTCTATGCGCCTTTCCGTCCGCGCAACGGTGACCGCCTGTTGCTGGTCGACCTGGGGTTTCTTCCCGGCAACGGCACCGACCAGGCGCCGCAGTTGCCGCCACTCCCTGCCGGTGCACAGGAGCTGCACGGCCTCTACGTGCCGGCGCCCGGCGTCGGCTTCGAGATGGGCGGCAACGCCCTGGCGCGTCAGTCGCGCTGGCCCAAGACCACCGTTTACCTCGAGCTGCCACAGGTAGCCGCCGACCTGGGTGCCGCGTTGTATCCGCAGGTGCTCACGCTGGATGCCGACCCTTCCTCCATCTACGTGCGCGAGCACACCATCGACTTCTCGGCGATGCCTCCGGCGCGCCATCGCGCCTATGCGTTCCAGTGGTTCACTTTCGCCGTGGCGGCGGTGGTGATCCTGCTGGTGCTGCACCGTCGCCGTCCCTCCCGACCAGGCAAACCATGA
- a CDS encoding COX15/CtaA family protein, translated as MTSRSPRVLRGLALLAAVFAFGVVMFGAFVRLSNAGLSCPDWPTCYGRAAWPEQQHEIAQANQAFPDRPYETHKAWREQVHRFLAGTLGSLVFALALGAAWRRPWARYAVIVGALCAAVGVGMYMKGEHHWSLLVSLAAIGLPVIASIGLDRPGAWRISVLALAVVVFQAMLGMWTVTLLLKPIVVMGHLLGGITTFALLAYAALRFSGVAANDDRYAGLRKAVVVGIVLLLAQIALGGWTSSNYAALACGTDFPKCLGQWAPPTDFHEGFVLWRGIGVNYEGGVLDMAARSAIQIAHRLGALVVFCYLAWLAHRVSRRGLRMLGMGIAVVLVAQVLLGISNVHFGLPLPVATAHNGVAALLLFTLLATLARTQKRQEDAMFLSHGFR; from the coding sequence ATGACTTCCCGTTCTCCCAGAGTGCTGCGCGGCCTGGCGTTGCTCGCGGCCGTGTTCGCCTTCGGCGTGGTGATGTTTGGCGCGTTCGTGCGCCTCTCCAATGCCGGCCTGTCGTGCCCGGACTGGCCGACCTGCTATGGCCGCGCCGCGTGGCCGGAACAGCAGCACGAGATCGCCCAGGCCAACCAGGCCTTCCCGGACCGCCCTTACGAAACGCACAAGGCGTGGCGTGAGCAGGTGCATCGCTTCCTCGCCGGTACGCTGGGCTCGCTGGTGTTCGCGCTGGCCCTGGGCGCCGCCTGGCGCAGGCCATGGGCGCGTTATGCCGTGATCGTCGGGGCGCTGTGCGCGGCGGTAGGCGTGGGCATGTACATGAAGGGCGAGCATCACTGGTCGTTGCTGGTGTCGCTGGCGGCCATCGGATTGCCAGTGATCGCATCGATCGGGCTGGATCGCCCCGGCGCGTGGCGCATCAGCGTGCTGGCGCTGGCGGTGGTGGTGTTCCAGGCCATGCTGGGCATGTGGACGGTAACGCTGCTGCTCAAGCCCATCGTGGTGATGGGACACCTGTTGGGTGGCATCACCACGTTTGCGCTGCTGGCCTATGCGGCCCTGCGCTTCTCCGGGGTTGCCGCGAATGACGACCGGTATGCCGGCCTGCGCAAGGCCGTGGTGGTGGGCATCGTGTTGCTGCTGGCGCAGATCGCGCTGGGTGGCTGGACCTCATCCAACTACGCGGCACTGGCCTGCGGCACCGATTTCCCCAAGTGCCTCGGCCAGTGGGCGCCGCCCACCGACTTCCACGAAGGCTTCGTGTTGTGGCGTGGCATTGGTGTGAACTACGAAGGTGGCGTGCTCGACATGGCCGCGCGCAGCGCCATCCAGATAGCGCATCGCCTGGGTGCGCTGGTGGTGTTCTGCTATCTCGCCTGGCTGGCGCACCGCGTGTCCCGGCGCGGGTTGCGTATGCTGGGCATGGGCATTGCCGTGGTGCTGGTGGCACAGGTGCTGCTGGGCATCAGCAACGTGCATTTCGGCCTGCCGCTGCCGGTGGCAACGGCGCACAATGGTGTTGCCGCCCTGTTGCTGTTCACCCTGCTGGCCACGCTGGCGCGCACGCAGAAGCGTCAAGAGGACGCGATGTTTCTTTCCCACGGATTCCGATGA
- the cyoE gene encoding heme o synthase → MTMSSRFHEYLELTKPRVVALLVFCAVIGMFLAVPGMPPWRALVFGTLGIWMASGSAAAFNHLIDQRIDKVMARTAHRPLATGNLTPRQVFTFAFVLGVLSMVVLVVLVNPLTALLTFGGLIGYAVIYTAYLKRATPQNIVIGGLAGAIPPVLGWTAVTGELHAFALQLCLIIFVWTPPHFWALAIFRRDDYSRAQVPMLPVTHGVAFTRWHVLFYTILLVLVTLLPALTGYSGMVYLGGAAVLGAGFLYYAIRLLNPPDEFFAMKVFNYSIVYLMALFAFLLADHWLMEPLVHHQGVVFERTV, encoded by the coding sequence ATGACGATGAGCAGCCGTTTCCATGAGTACCTGGAACTGACCAAGCCGCGCGTCGTCGCGCTGCTGGTGTTCTGCGCTGTCATAGGCATGTTCCTGGCGGTGCCCGGCATGCCGCCCTGGCGTGCCCTGGTGTTCGGCACGCTCGGCATCTGGATGGCCTCCGGTTCCGCGGCCGCGTTCAATCACCTGATTGACCAGCGCATCGACAAGGTGATGGCGCGCACCGCGCACCGTCCCCTCGCTACCGGCAACCTCACGCCGCGCCAGGTATTCACTTTTGCGTTCGTGCTGGGCGTGCTGTCGATGGTGGTGCTGGTGGTGCTGGTCAATCCGCTCACCGCGCTGCTGACCTTCGGTGGCCTGATCGGCTATGCCGTGATCTACACCGCCTACCTCAAGCGCGCCACGCCGCAGAACATCGTGATTGGTGGCCTGGCTGGCGCGATCCCGCCGGTGCTTGGCTGGACGGCGGTCACCGGTGAGCTGCATGCCTTCGCTTTGCAGCTGTGCCTGATCATCTTCGTGTGGACGCCGCCGCATTTCTGGGCGCTGGCGATCTTCCGTCGCGATGATTATTCGCGTGCGCAGGTGCCGATGCTGCCGGTGACGCACGGCGTAGCCTTCACGCGCTGGCACGTGTTGTTCTACACGATCCTGCTGGTGCTGGTGACGTTGTTGCCGGCGCTCACCGGGTATAGCGGCATGGTGTATCTGGGGGGCGCTGCGGTACTGGGTGCGGGTTTCCTCTATTACGCGATTCGCCTGCTCAATCCGCCGGACGAGTTCTTCGCGATGAAGGTGTTCAACTATTCCATCGTGTACCTGATGGCGTTGTTTGCGTTTCTGCTGGCGGACCATTGGTTGATGGAGCCGCTGGTGCATCATCAGGGTGTGGTGTTCGAACGCACCGTTTGA
- the mgtA gene encoding magnesium-translocating P-type ATPase: MLKHSTQTVPGKAAGASAGAPVRVVVAQEAFRNNEALYAALDTSAAGLNEEQIGERLDRDGLNEVSHEKPPHWSVQLLTAFKNPFIIVLLVLAVVQLLTDSSDLTGPIIIAVMVGISVLLSFTQEYRSSKAAEKLKAMVRNTATVTRRASDGHSERIEVPVGELVTGDIVHLAAGDMVPADLRLVSAKDLFISQAILTGESLPVEKSAPSHVHSGDELEGSHHGDNPLDLPTVCYMGTNVVSGSATAVIVATGSRTYLGSLARTIVGERVQTSFDRGVSSVSWLLIRFMLVMVPIVFVINGLDKHDWLQAFLFALSVAVGLTPEMLPLIVTANLAKGALAMSKRKVVVKRLNAIQNFGAMDVLCTDKTGTLTLDKIVLERHLDLYGEESDEALEYGYLNSRFQTGLKNLMDKAVLTHRDLEEVAQHYRIVDEIPFDFQRRRMSVVLGNGDGNELLVCKGAVEEMLSICAGAKAGDEILPMTDEMRADIKAMTRGLNEDGLRVLVVAIKRQPPAGRAYGVADESDLIAVGCLAFLDPPKDSAATAIAALHHHGVEVKVITGDNEAVTRKICREVGLDVEHSAQGKHIEPLSDEELDVLVKRTTVFAKMSPLQKARVVKSLQRQGHTVGFLGDGINDAPALREADVGISVDTATDIAKESADIILLEKNLMVLEEGVIEGRITFGNIIKYIKMTASSNFGNMFSVLVASAFLPFLPMLPLQILVLNLLYDISQLSIPFDRMDDEYLRKPRKWDASDIGRFMVWIGPVSSIFDITTFLLLWYLFGANSPEHQSFFQSGWFIESLLTQTLIVHMIRTRRIPFVQSIASAPVLALTTAIIIIGMLIPYMGIGGKIGMEPLPGVYFGWLALTVLTYCVLTQLVKLIYIKRYGRWL, from the coding sequence ATGTTGAAGCACTCCACCCAGACCGTCCCCGGCAAGGCGGCCGGCGCGAGCGCCGGCGCACCGGTGCGCGTGGTCGTGGCGCAGGAAGCGTTCCGCAACAACGAGGCGCTGTACGCCGCGCTCGATACCAGTGCCGCCGGGCTCAACGAAGAGCAGATCGGCGAGCGCCTGGATCGCGATGGCCTCAACGAGGTCTCGCACGAGAAGCCGCCGCACTGGTCGGTGCAGCTGCTCACGGCATTCAAGAACCCCTTCATCATCGTGCTGCTGGTGCTGGCGGTGGTGCAGCTGCTGACGGATAGCAGCGATCTCACGGGCCCGATCATCATCGCCGTGATGGTGGGCATCAGCGTGCTGCTGAGCTTCACCCAGGAATACCGCTCCTCCAAGGCCGCCGAGAAGCTCAAGGCCATGGTGCGCAATACCGCCACCGTGACGCGTCGTGCGTCGGATGGCCACAGCGAGCGCATCGAAGTGCCGGTGGGCGAGCTGGTGACGGGCGACATCGTGCATCTCGCCGCGGGTGACATGGTGCCTGCGGACCTGCGCCTGGTTTCGGCGAAAGACCTGTTCATCAGCCAGGCCATTCTTACCGGTGAATCACTGCCGGTGGAAAAGTCCGCGCCCTCGCATGTGCACAGTGGTGACGAACTGGAAGGCAGCCACCACGGCGACAATCCGCTGGACCTGCCCACCGTCTGCTACATGGGCACCAACGTGGTGAGCGGCAGCGCGACGGCGGTGATCGTGGCGACGGGCTCGCGTACCTATCTGGGTTCGTTGGCGCGCACCATCGTGGGCGAGCGCGTGCAGACCAGCTTCGATCGCGGCGTGAGCAGCGTCAGCTGGCTGCTGATCCGCTTCATGCTGGTGATGGTGCCGATCGTCTTCGTCATCAACGGACTGGATAAGCACGACTGGCTGCAGGCCTTCCTGTTCGCGCTGTCGGTGGCAGTGGGCCTCACGCCTGAAATGCTGCCGCTGATCGTCACGGCGAACCTGGCCAAGGGTGCGCTGGCCATGTCCAAGCGCAAGGTGGTGGTGAAGCGCCTCAATGCGATCCAGAACTTCGGTGCGATGGACGTGCTGTGCACCGACAAGACCGGCACGCTCACGCTGGACAAGATCGTGCTGGAGCGTCACCTCGACCTGTACGGCGAGGAGTCGGACGAGGCACTGGAATACGGCTACCTCAACAGCCGCTTCCAGACCGGCCTGAAGAACCTGATGGACAAGGCGGTGCTGACGCATCGCGACCTGGAAGAGGTCGCGCAGCACTACCGCATCGTCGACGAGATCCCGTTCGACTTCCAGCGCCGCCGCATGTCGGTGGTGCTGGGCAATGGCGACGGCAACGAGCTGCTGGTGTGCAAGGGCGCGGTCGAGGAAATGCTGTCGATCTGCGCCGGCGCCAAGGCGGGCGACGAGATCCTGCCGATGACGGACGAGATGCGTGCCGACATCAAGGCGATGACGCGCGGTCTCAATGAGGATGGCTTGCGCGTGCTGGTGGTGGCCATCAAGCGCCAGCCGCCGGCCGGTCGCGCCTATGGCGTGGCGGACGAGAGCGACCTGATCGCGGTGGGCTGCCTGGCCTTCCTCGATCCGCCGAAGGACAGTGCGGCCACCGCCATCGCGGCGCTGCATCACCACGGCGTGGAAGTGAAGGTGATCACCGGCGACAACGAGGCGGTGACGCGCAAGATCTGCCGCGAAGTGGGCCTGGACGTGGAGCACTCCGCGCAGGGCAAGCACATCGAGCCGTTGAGTGACGAAGAACTGGACGTGCTGGTCAAGCGCACCACCGTGTTTGCCAAGATGTCGCCGCTGCAGAAGGCGCGCGTGGTGAAGTCGCTGCAGCGCCAGGGCCACACCGTGGGTTTCCTCGGTGACGGCATCAACGACGCACCGGCGCTGCGCGAAGCCGACGTGGGCATCTCGGTGGATACCGCCACCGACATCGCCAAGGAATCGGCGGACATCATCCTGCTCGAAAAGAACCTGATGGTGCTGGAAGAGGGTGTCATCGAAGGTCGCATCACCTTCGGCAACATCATCAAGTACATCAAGATGACTGCCAGCTCCAACTTCGGCAACATGTTCTCGGTACTTGTGGCGAGCGCGTTCCTGCCGTTCCTGCCGATGCTGCCGCTGCAGATCCTGGTGCTGAACCTGCTGTACGACATCTCGCAGCTTTCCATTCCGTTCGACCGCATGGACGACGAGTACCTGCGCAAGCCGCGCAAGTGGGATGCCAGCGACATCGGCCGTTTCATGGTGTGGATCGGTCCGGTCAGCTCGATCTTCGACATCACCACCTTCCTGCTGCTGTGGTATCTGTTCGGTGCCAATTCGCCGGAGCACCAGTCGTTCTTCCAGTCGGGCTGGTTCATCGAAAGCCTGCTCACGCAGACGCTGATCGTGCACATGATCCGCACGCGCCGCATCCCGTTCGTGCAGAGCATTGCCTCGGCGCCGGTGCTGGCGCTGACCACGGCCATCATCATCATCGGCATGCTGATTCCGTACATGGGCATCGGCGGAAAGATCGGCATGGAACCCCTGCCGGGGGTGTACTTCGGCTGGCTGGCGCTGACTGTGCTGACGTACTGCGTGCTGACGCAGCTGGTGAAGCTCATCTACATCAAGCGATACGGGCGCTGGTTGTAA